In Sander lucioperca isolate FBNREF2018 chromosome 21, SLUC_FBN_1.2, whole genome shotgun sequence, the following proteins share a genomic window:
- the ccndx gene encoding cyclin Dx, with protein sequence MDRGMSVSLWCEEVEDQSQDQNQTEAQTQGSSQLRAAWDPTVSGHRVIQRLLHVEERYMPSILYITLIQREPERREELAKWALEVCCECGCDEAVFPLSVSLMDRFLSDSLALPVSPYCLAAGCILIASKLTECDNVTADTLCAAAEYSFQPSDLREMERVILATLRWDTAAVTPQDFLPHFLASVEERGDGDSGDCKEGLLSTLRRHSDTLAAMCACDSRFLGAPPSLVAAASLNCALRGLGNKGPAQLAVMSDALAELCQADLVVLQCYSDMIEYALRQRLRSGLQQGPMEKDEEVENERPGTPTDMREIDF encoded by the exons ATGGACAGAGgcatgtctgtgtctctgtggtgtgAGGAGGTGGAGGACCAGAGtcaggaccagaaccagactGAGGCCCAAACCCAGGGCTCGTCTCAGCTGCGAGCCGCCTGGGACCCCACCGTGTCCGGCCATCGTGTGATCCAGAGGCTGCTTCATGTGGAGGAGAGGTACATGCCCTCCATACTCTACATCACCCTCATCCAGCGGGAGCCAGAGCGTAGGGAGGAGCTCGCCAAATGGGCCCTGGAG GTGTGCTGTGAGTGTGGCTGTGATGAGGCAGTGTtccccctgtctgtctctctgatggATAGGTTCCTGTCAGACTCTTTGGCTCTACCTGTGTCACCATACTGCCTGGCTGCCGGCTGCATCCTCATCGCCTCCAAACTCACAGAGTGTGACAACGTCACCGCTGACACTCTCTGTGCTGCAGCTGAATACAGCTTCCAGCCTTCGGACCTGAGG GAGATGGAGCGTGTCATCCTCGCCACCCTCCGATGGGACACAGCAGCAGTGACTCCGCAGGACTTCCTCCCACACTTTCTTGCCTCcgtggaggagagaggagatggAGACAGTGGTGACTGTAAGGAGGGGCTGCTCTCCACCCTGCGGCGGCACAGCGACACGCTGGCTGCCATGTGTGCCTGTGACTCCCGCTTTCTGGGAGCTCCACCGTCACTTGTTGCTGCGGCATCACTGAACTGTGCTCTGAGGGGTCTGGGCAACAAGGGCCCCGCTCAGCTGGCTGTAATGAGTGATGCACTGGCCGAGCTCTGCCAGGCTGATCTG GTAGTGCTGCAGTGCTACAGTGACATGATCGAATATGCCCTCCGACAGCGGCTGAGGAGTGGGCTTCAGCAGGGCCCCATGGAGAAGGATGAAGAGGTGGAGAACGAAAGACCCGGGACACCTACTGACATGAGAGAGATTGATTTCTAA